In Chryseobacterium oranimense, a single window of DNA contains:
- a CDS encoding SPOR domain-containing protein has protein sequence MRNLIKIFSILSLFGFYSVEAQQVVQRDTLSGTELIMTMDPKVSAALEGIEGKCSKTTGGNSVRENNTDSGIVSAPKPPKIYVPSRELTNAEICRKNPRILGFKIQITTVKSNEEANEVKSYFRKRFPNLKVETDASLRPNYKILAGSYFTKQSAASDLSKIREYFKSAIAVQYRIFCSEAK, from the coding sequence ATGAGAAATTTAATCAAAATATTTTCAATATTATCGTTATTTGGGTTTTATAGTGTTGAAGCCCAGCAGGTTGTTCAAAGAGATACTCTTTCGGGAACAGAGCTGATTATGACTATGGACCCTAAAGTAAGTGCTGCTTTGGAAGGAATTGAAGGGAAATGTTCCAAAACAACCGGTGGCAATTCGGTAAGAGAAAATAATACAGACAGTGGAATTGTGAGCGCGCCAAAACCTCCGAAGATTTATGTTCCGAGCAGAGAACTCACAAATGCGGAAATCTGTCGTAAAAACCCGAGGATTTTAGGATTTAAGATCCAGATCACAACGGTAAAAAGCAATGAGGAGGCCAATGAGGTGAAATCTTACTTCAGAAAAAGATTCCCGAACCTGAAAGTAGAAACGGATGCTTCTTTAAGACCTAATTACAAAATTCTGGCAGGAAGCTACTTTACGAAGCAGAGTGCTGCTTCGGACCTTTCAAAAATAAGAGAATACTTCAAATCTGCAATTGCTGTACAGTACAGGATTTTCTGTTCTGAAGCGAAATAA
- a CDS encoding c-type cytochrome, which yields MISWRKHYKQTLIAIGLLLSTSASIYGQDGDPKNGEKLFKANCTACHALDKQVIGPPLKGVVERVKTEGGVDKDWLHKWIKDNKALRASGDKYANEIFEKFNKTEMLQFPNLTDKDIDDILAFTTNPPAPEPAKTDDKATAGAGATSVAPANNTTTSVVIISLIAIAGLLVWILIKLRQLVKLGQSEDLAGLNETRVKSFSEIYEKYHYVGKAILGILALLAAYGVWNWIMWIGVYKGYKPEQPIYFSHKIHAGEQKIDCQLCHSSAKYGKVSEIPSMNVCMNCHRTISEYNAEHYMEPGKDKAFYDGEIQKIYAATGWDPAKQQYTGKTQPVEWTRIHNMPDFVYFNHSQHVIAGEQAIINSFNKKNPNNKIDVVCKACHGKIDTMNVVQMANDFTMGWCIECHRTTEVDMNNGYNKEYFKNLHDKLKKQYPKDGGKITVDAIGGLECGKCHY from the coding sequence ATGATTAGTTGGAGAAAGCATTATAAACAAACGTTGATCGCGATAGGCTTATTGCTATCAACCAGTGCTTCAATTTACGGGCAAGACGGCGATCCTAAAAACGGCGAAAAACTTTTCAAAGCGAATTGTACTGCATGTCACGCGCTGGACAAACAAGTAATAGGACCTCCTTTGAAAGGGGTTGTAGAACGAGTAAAGACAGAAGGCGGTGTAGACAAAGATTGGCTTCACAAGTGGATCAAAGACAACAAAGCTCTTAGAGCTTCTGGGGACAAATACGCCAATGAGATTTTTGAAAAGTTTAATAAAACTGAAATGTTGCAGTTTCCGAACCTTACGGATAAGGATATCGACGACATCTTAGCTTTTACAACTAATCCTCCGGCTCCTGAGCCAGCCAAAACTGACGATAAAGCAACTGCAGGTGCAGGCGCAACATCAGTAGCACCGGCAAATAACACAACAACAAGCGTTGTAATCATTTCACTTATTGCAATAGCAGGTTTATTGGTTTGGATCTTAATTAAACTGAGACAATTGGTTAAATTAGGCCAGTCTGAAGACCTTGCAGGACTGAACGAAACAAGAGTGAAGTCTTTCAGTGAAATCTACGAGAAATACCATTATGTAGGTAAAGCAATCCTGGGTATCCTTGCCCTGCTGGCCGCTTATGGAGTTTGGAACTGGATCATGTGGATCGGGGTTTACAAAGGATATAAGCCGGAACAGCCTATCTACTTCTCTCACAAAATTCACGCTGGAGAACAGAAAATCGACTGTCAGCTATGTCACTCCAGTGCCAAATACGGAAAAGTATCTGAAATACCTTCCATGAACGTGTGTATGAACTGTCACAGAACTATTTCTGAATACAATGCAGAACACTACATGGAGCCAGGAAAAGATAAAGCATTCTACGACGGTGAGATCCAGAAGATCTACGCAGCTACAGGCTGGGATCCTGCAAAACAGCAGTACACTGGGAAAACACAGCCGGTTGAATGGACCAGAATCCACAACATGCCAGACTTCGTGTACTTCAACCACTCTCAGCACGTAATAGCAGGTGAGCAGGCGATCATCAATTCTTTCAACAAAAAGAATCCTAACAACAAAATTGATGTTGTATGTAAAGCTTGTCACGGAAAAATTGATACAATGAATGTTGTTCAGATGGCTAATGACTTCACGATGGGATGGTGTATCGAGTGCCACAGAACTACTGAGGTTGATATGAACAACGGTTATAATAAAGAATACTTCAAGAATCTACATGACAAGTTGAAAAAACAATATCCTAAGGATGGCGGTAAGATCACTGTAGATGCAATTGGAGGTCTTGAGTGTGGTAAATGTCATTATTAA